In Gossypium raimondii isolate GPD5lz chromosome 12, ASM2569854v1, whole genome shotgun sequence, a single window of DNA contains:
- the LOC105762798 gene encoding D-3-phosphoglycerate dehydrogenase 1, chloroplastic translates to MASFKTPALKNPSLSLSSKPRLPSAFSVSFRDNLRFSRSSSRPQRRFLIITASAASISSKPTVLVAEKLGEAGLTLLKEFANVDCSYSLSPEELCTKISLCDALIVRSGTKVSREVFESAGGRLKVVGRAGVGIDNVDLAAATEHGCLVVNAPTANTVAAAEHGIALLAAMARNVAQADASMKAGKWQRNKYVGVSLVGKTLAVLGFGKVGSEVARRAKGLGMHVIAHDPYASADRARAIGVELVSFEEAISTADFISLHMPLTAATNKMLNDETFAKMKKGVRIVNVARGGVIDEEALVRALDAGIVAQAALDVFTEEPPKQDSKLVQHERVTVTPHLGASTIEAQEGVAIEIAEAVVGALKGELAATAVNAPMVPAEVLTELKPYVELAEKLGRLAVQLVAGVTGVKNVKVSYASCRAPDDLDTRLLRAMITKGLIEPISSVYVNLVNADYTAKQRGLRITEERIVIDGSSECPLESIQVQIANVESKFASAISESGEIKVEGQVKDGIPHLTKVGSFEVDVSLEGSIILCRQVDQPGLIGKVGSILGQENVNVSFMSVGRIAPRKQAVMAIGVDDQPSKGSLQRIGEVPAIEEFVFLKL, encoded by the exons ATGGCTTCTTTCAAAACCCCAGCTCTCAAAAACCCATCCCTTTCCCTTTCCTCTAAACCCCGACTTCCTTCTGCATTTTCCGTCTCCTTCCGTGACAACCTGCGGTTTTCGCGCTCCTCCTCCCGACCGCAACGCCGTTTCTTAATCATAACAGCTTCCGCTGCATCTATCTCTAGCAAACCTACCGTACTCGTCGCCGAGAAACTCGGCGAAGCGGGTTTGACGCTGCTCAAGGAGTTCGCCAACGTGGACTGTTCTTACAGCCTCTCTCCCGAAGAGCTCTGCACCAAGATCTCGCTTTGCGATGCCTTGATTGTGCGCAGCGGAACCAAAGTCAGCCGCGAGGTCTTTGAATCAGCTGGCGGGAGATTGAAAGTCGTTGGGAGAGCTGGTGTTGGGATCGATAATGTGGATCTGGCCGCCGCCACCGAGCATGGCTGTTTGGTCGTCAATGCGCCTACTGCTAACACTGTGGCGGCGGCTGAGCACGGGATCGCGCTGTTGGCTGCCATGGCTAGGAACGTAGCTCAAGCCGATGCTTCCATGAAGGCTG GGAAGTGGCAGCGAAACAAATATGTAGGTGTATCCCTTGTTGGAAAGACACTTGCTGTCTTGGGTTTCGGAAAGGTTGGATCAGAAGTAGCTCGGCGAGCCAAGGGGCTTGGCATGCATGTTATTGCCCACGATCCTTATGCCTCAGCTGATCGAGCTCGTGCTATAGGTGTGGAGCTGGTGAGCTTTGAGGAAGCCATATCCACTGCAGATTTTATTTCTCTGCACATGCCTCTCACCGCTGCTACTAATAAAATGCTCAATGATGAGACATTTGCTAAGATGAAGAAAGGTGTTCGCATTGTCAATGTTGCTCGTGGGGGAGTGATTGATGAAGAGGCTCTTGTGAGGGCATTGGATGCTGGAATTGTAGCTCAGGCTGCTCTTGATGTCTTCACTGAGGAGCCACCGAAACAGGACAGCAAATTGGTGCAGCACGAGAGAGTTACGGTGACTCCACATCTTGGTGCCAGTACAATAGAAGCTCAA GAAGGAGTGGCTATTGAAATAGCTGAAGCTGTTGTTGGAGCCTTGAAAGGGGAACTTGCTGCGACTGCAGTCAATGCACCAATGGTTCCTGCTGAG GTTCTAACAGAGTTGAAACCATATGTCGAGCTTGCTGAAAAACTCGGGAGGCTGGCTGTCCAATTGGTAGCAGGTGTAACTGGtgtaaaaaatgtgaaagtgtCGTATGCTTCCTGTAGAGCTCCTGATGACCTTGACACAAGGCTGCTCCGTGCGATGATCACCAAGGGCCTTATTGAGCCTATTTCCAGTGTTTATGTGAACTTAGTTAATGCTGATTACACTGCTAAACAAAGAGGTCTGCGGATTACGGAGGAACGCATTGTTATAGATGGTTCATCTGAGTGTCCACTAGAGTCCATCCAAGTTCAGATTGCCAACGTGGAATCAAAATTTGCCAGTGCGATATCAGAGTCGGGTGAGATTAAGGTCGAAGGACAGGTGAAGGATGGAATTCCCCATCTGACAAAGGTAGGGTCATTCGAAGTGGATGTAAGCTTGGAGGGTAGCATTATCCTTTGCAGACAGGTTGATCAGCCTGGCTTGATTGGTAAGGTGGGAAGTATTTTGGGGCAGGAGAATGTGAATGTGAGTTTCATGAGCGTTGGGAGGATTGCGCCGAGGAAGCAAGCAGTGATGGCCATAGGGGTCGATGATCAGCCCAGCAAAGGATCTTTACAGAGGATCGGCGAGGTTCCTGCCATTGAAGAGTTTGTTTTCCTCAAGTTGTAG